DNA from Solanum stenotomum isolate F172 chromosome 3, ASM1918654v1, whole genome shotgun sequence:
GGAACTCTACTTTTGTGGAGAGTTCACACTTATCTCCTGATAAGGATGACAGAACTTCCAGAGATGCTGCTGGGGATTTTGGTTCACAAAAAAGTTACAATCAGGCCATGTCTCGAAAGTCTGCTTCTGAATTTTTGCAGCCAGACCGGAGATCTGTTGATTTCTCTGCAAGGGGCAAAACTCCCAGTGGTTCTGAGAGGCCAATTAAACAAGGTGAAAGCTCAGGGCATACTGCCAAGTACACTGAAAGAAGCCTTCAAATGAATGAAGGGTTCCCCTTACAGAGAGACAAGGTTAGTAAAGATTCACAAGATGAATACGGCATTGTTAGTGataaaagggaaagaaaaaatCCGAAAGATGGTGTTGGGGACCAGCATAGAACATCAGTTGATTCAAACCTCAATAAGTATGATAGCCCACTGCCAGGAAATTCTCCAAAGGATAATATGGGTAATACGGGGAAATCTTCTTTCATTAATGGGCGTGGGCACATGCTTCAAAGAGAGCTCTCAGACTTGGAGTTGGGAGAACTTCGGGAGCCTCCAACACAGGAAACAGCTGGTTCGAAAAAGCAGGTTGAGAGGAAAAGTTCATTTAAAGGGGAGAATAGACCATCAAGTTCAGATTATTGGAATTTTGAGTCAAGTAAAGGAAGAACTGTTGATAAGACTGTAGCAGACTTAAGAAGATCATCTCCTCTCCAGTTGAGCTCTGTGCATTCTGGCACTCCGGATGGCTTATCTAAGAGGAGGACCCCTGAATGGCACGCTGAAGATTTTTCAAGATCTCACCAAAAGGTTGCACAACCTCAGCCTCAACAGCACCGCCCTAGAATTAATCAGAACGATATTGGGTCCCAATATAATCAACCAGTGGACATGCATAGTAGTAggcaaattgaagaagaagggagCTTAGGGACTGGTCAGGACGTCCATGCAGACAACCGCAGAAAATCGTCTGTTGGTACACGAGAACAACATGATCTAAAACAGAGTGTACTTCCTCCATCGGTCAAGCAGAACAAAGGGCAAAAGTCCAGTTTGGCTGCTGAGATCAATGATAGGCATAAGGATGCTTCTTTGCTGGGGAGCTGTGAAGGTCAAAGGATGCAAGAGTGTTCTCCTGATGAGATGAGTTCGTACTCCAAGTATGAAAAGGAGGAACCAGAACTGAAGGGACCAATAGAGAATTTTGCCCAGTAAGTTTTCTAACATTTACTTCTCTGGTGGAGTAAACATTTTGGGGCTTGTTGAAACATACAGGCATACTCCTTGCAtttaaattaatacataaaatagGGTACACAAATGTAGTGTTCTAGTGTCAAATGCATTGGATACTTCAAGTGGTGTTCATTGTTGAAAACTTGTTTTTGGAACCCTCGCTGAAAAAAGAGAGAGTACACACATCTAGGGTTCAAGTAGTAAATGCATTTGTTACTATTTATACAAAGTTACCCTTTTACTGATAAAGAAAGAGTAGTAAATACATTGGATACTTCAGAATTCAGATCATCTTCATTATTTTGAGACGTTTGTTCTTTAAACCATCACTTGAAAAATGTAGCTCATGTTGTGTTGATGTAATTAATGCTTTGTGTACTTCACTTCATGGTCATCTTTTTTTGCTAAAGACCTTTATTCTTGATGTTACTCATGTCAGGTTCTCCTTGTTTCAGGTATGAAGAGTATGTGCAGGAGTATCGGGAAAAGTATGATAGTTATTGCTCGATAAACAAAATATTGGAGTCCTACAGGTTTGTTGCAAGAACAGGAAAATATGCTGATTTCTCAAAGTTCCATGGAGATTATTTCTTCTAGACTTGTTTAACAAACACCTCTTTCAAACagtttattttcagttttagtttttcTAATAAAGATTGGGATCAATTATTTAGGAATGAGTTCATTAAACTCGGGAAGGAGCTTGATGTTTCTAAAGGAAGAGACACAAAAAGATTCTATGACATGTTGGGACAGTTAAAAGATTCTTATCGCAAATGTGGACCAGTAAGTTTCCTCTCAATATGTTTTTGTAATCATGGATAAGAAGTTGGAAACTGTACTCCAACAATTTCCTATGTGGGTTGTCTATTATGTCTCTTAATGTGAAACCAGCTCTAGTGCACTAGTTCAAAAATCCTCCCCTGCATTTTTCTCAATGCTTTTGGATGCAAGTGTTAAGTGCCTTTTCTGCAAGCTATTTCTGGATAACAGAGCCTAGTGGTCGGAATAGTTTCAATGCACTCTGGAGACACATTTTTTGGGTAGTACTGTTAACTTGGATAACCTTTTACGCTTTCATGGTCGAAATAGTTTCAATGCACTCTGGAGACACATTTTTTTATGTAGTCCCGTTTATTTGGATAACCCTTTACTCTTTCATTTAACTCCTTTAGCTGGTTTGTCAGATGTATCTGTCCACTTCCCCATGTGCCTTAGGTGATCTATTGATATTGTATTTTCGTTGGGATCTCTGACTCATTGAATTACGATTTAAAAACTGCAGAGACATGTAAGattgaagaaaatatttattgtgcttCATGAGGAATTGAAGGTACTTATCAGACCATCACTTTTGAACCTTATTGCTTCACTTCCCCaagttcttctttctttcttgtcctagttttcttcttttcctgtACAAATTCTGAATGCTTCAACTTGTTGCGCAGTATTTGAAGCAGATGATCAAAGACTTTGCTGTTTCATATGCCAGAGACCGGTAACCAGAAAGATTGACTTCTAAGTTCTAGCTCTTCTTTCCTCTGTTGGGGAACCAGAGTGCTCAGGAATCGTAGTTTACTGGAGAAGCCAGCAGAAAATGCTCTGTCCGATTTATAGATGAAATAATGATAGTGACCACAAGAATTGACAGAAGACGTCAAGTTATAGTTGGAGCAACGCAAACAGGGTGAAGGTGGTTACTAGAAGATTTGGAGTCACAGTTTCCTGGGCGTAAATAGACTTGTAGAGTGCCTATTTTTGGTTTCCTTTTTTCCATTCTTTAGATGGGATTGTTGcccagtacatttttgtgtaAATTTTTTTCGAAGTGTTGACTTGTTATTGTAAAATCGCCCCAAGGGCAAGTTTTCCATAGTTTTGTCTTCATAGTGATGTTCATGAACCTTTACCAAATTTTGATACAAAATGTCGTGCATTAGTGTAGGTGCAAGTTTTCGTTTCATAAAAGCTTTGTTCTCCATGTGTAGTTACAATGAAAACTGAAGGTATTTATCTTATGATTCTAATTATGTACATGTTTTACCAAGCATATTGGACACGCTTTACAATTTTAACGAACACTTCCAAAATATTCCGTCTTGCTTTCATattacaagaaaagaaaaactgtAGAATATTATGTTTCGAATACCATTGAACTTAACAAGAATAGTTGCatgtcttctttctttttttctttgtcttttagCACATCTATCTCACCAAGGGCAAAATCCTATCTAGGTGTTCAAAGAAAGCCAATAAAtggatttgatttggttttaattttaaaGTCAAAACAAACGAACTGACTTTGTAAGTATACTTTTTAAAGAAATACTTTACATTTAAAAGTACTTGTTATAATGCAATTTGTAGTATTTCTTAACATATTGTTTCATACTTAGCTTACAATATTGAACATACAACAAGCATGTTGTATATAGCCCCTATATGTCTAGTAActcaaataaatttcaaataaaaccATGTTTATTTGTATTATCTCTTGTATTCACATAACTTAGTGTATGGATTGTCATTATCGTAacacaaaattttaatgaaatcAGTACTGTTTATTTAtctaaataaatcaaataagagGCTAGAATATTCAAAAAAAGGGATGGGAAACTAAAAATCTAGATGGATCATTTCGAGAATGAGCGATCCAGTAGGTTTATATATAGCCCATTTCCCATTACGGCCCAATCAATTTTTCATCAGTAATGTTTCGGGTCATTTTGTGCGAGGGTTTTAGGAGTTAAAAGGAGATTTTACAGTCGCCGGAGAAGAAACAGTAAAGTAAAAATGGGGAGGAGAATATTGAACGACGCATTGAGGACTATTGTGAATGCAGAAAAGAGAGGATTTGCTTCTGCTGAGCTAAAACCTGTCTCCAATGTTATTGCTAATTTCCTCCAAATCATGAAGTATCGAGGTAATTATTAACGGTTCTCCTAGTTTTTGAGCTCTAAAATCTTCAATAAATTTTGGCTTAGATTTTGTTTTGGTATAGAATTTTGAATCGAAATGTATCTGCTGAAATCTATAGGCCAATGTTAAATCTGGAATTCGTATGTTTAGACTAATCTGCTTTTGAATGTTCACTGTAAATAAGAGGTTGAATATGTATTTTATTGTGTTATTGATCATTCTATGAGCTGTCATTGTATTGCCCTTCAAATCTCCTATTTAAGATCCTTCCTCCAATATGAGAGAAATCATGTTTTTTAATCGAATAAGCCTATAAAAATCATAGAATATGTTGGGCTGCTTACATTGTAACTACATTCTCAGGTTATATTAAAGACTTTCAAGTACACGATCCTCATAGAGTTGGTAAGATATCTGTTGAATTGCTTGGAAGGATCAATGATTGTCGAGCTCTCACCTATAGACAGGATATCAAGGCGGCAACTCTTGAGGATTATAAAACGCGCACCCTTCCTACACGTCAGGtttgactcttttttttctccatgCTGCCTAACTCTCATCAATAATAAGAAAGCCATCAAACATGACCTGCATCATTGTTCATTGAGTTTTGAATTTTGcatcatataatataattcCTGTTTCATGTCTTCTCTGTTTGAATTTAAATGTGCAAATGGTAATCTGTTCACCCCTGCGTTTGAATGTGTTCGGTCTTGGAATCCTCCCCCCCCTAAGTATTTTAACATTGTCCTGCATTTCTTTTTGGTTTCATTCGACTTACATGTCTTTTTCCCTAATCACAGATGATGATTTTTGCTGTATTAATTTCTCATGTTTCAAATTCATCCTGTTGGGATTTTTGTTCTTATATTTTTGTGAAGTAATTGATCATTGGAAAATTGTAAAGTTGCGTCATAATTGCTGTAATAATTGAGAATTATAAGATATGCACGCTACCAACACGTCAGGTTCGTGTCATCTCCCTGAGTAGGACTTTGTTTTCTACATGCTAATGAGCTCTTACCAGTTACAAAAAAAGCCATCAAATATGAGCTACATCATTATTCATCAAATTTTGAGTTGGGCCATTCTAGGCTTTGCTTCATATGAAGTACTTCATATTTAGTAAATCTTATTTCTTATCTTCTCTCTGTTCTCTGTTTGATTTGCATTGTTCACTAAATGCTAATCTGCTCCGCTCTGCTTTTAGTTTATCCTCTGTTTGACTATGTTAAGGTCTTGGATCATAGTCCTAATTTCCTTTATGTTTAACATGACTTGCATTTCTTTTCCCCTAACGACTTTATCAGAAGAATCAGTTTGCTCTATAATTTCTCGCGTTCATATTTATCCTATTGCATTTTGATGttcttaaatttttgaaaaatacatgTACCACGGGAGCATAATGGTAACTTTTTCCTAGTAGAGTAGATTTTTTTCTAGGTGAGAATGTTTCATGCTATTACTAGAGGTGTTTTAAGGTAGTGTACCTATTGTACATTGAGAATGGAGAAGATCATAGCCCCCAAGCCCAACACTAATCTACAATGTCAAAAAGATGATCCACAACCTCCACTAAGCATAAAATTGGTGTGGGACTTCGCAGAAAGCTCCTTGAGGGGGGATCCTTTCAGTATCATTTTATCTTCCTCTCCAATTCCaaagttttaaagtttgtaaTTTTTCTACCTCATCAATTTCCCATCTTAAACACTTCTTCTGGAGTACACCTCCCATGATGGCTGTCCGGCCTGGACAAGAGGATATTCATCTTGAGTTGCAACAGTAGCGTCCCTAACTAGCAAGTACTGCACTGACAGCTTACCATGTtcgttttaaatattttacgtATGTGGATATATATCATAGACAATGAATTCTTATCTTGATCATATTTTAAGTGCAAACAGAGAAGGCTGCCGAATGTGTTATTTACCATCTTTAGGTACTCATAGGTTCTTGCTCCCTGATTCTGACTTTTTACATGAAATGTTTGCGTACTGTAAATGGAAATGTAATGCTTCCATATGTCCATGAAAGCTTACCTGTTGCGAGGGGCTGGGTATTAGTTGTCATACTAATATGGCTGATTCTCATTACCTGAAGGAAGTTTGGTACTTTGCTGTTACAGGTAGacataaaatacatatttaacaaATTTTTATTATAGGAAGGGAACACAACTTTGCAGTTTCACTGGgtaataaaatacatataaaatatcttGTGAATGAGATAGTTCTCCATAAATGTGAACTTGTGAGATATGGCAAAGAGTCTTTCCCGCTTACCTTCCTAGATCTGTCAAATGTCAATAatgtactaaaaatatttgCAGTCAAACTGTGGTTGTGTTGCACAACCTGTTTTATCATGAAGCTCTTTTGCATATTGTATCTTGAGGTGGGTCTGTGCCAGTTTATACTCCCTGCTGCACTTACTGTCGACCAAATTTTTGCAACCAATAGATCAACAACTTCCTCTTCCGCATTTATTTTCACTTGTTCTTTTCCAGTTTCTGAATATATTGTCCTCTGCATTTTCAAAACCTGCTCCTACTGCATATTTATCCATTTACCATACCCATTCATTATTTTTGCTCTTTCTTTTGAGTTCCTGCTCTACCAAGACACATCCAAAGTTGTCATTTGTCTCCACTTTCACACCAACCTCCTTACTTTTTTTTCCCGTCCGAAATAATTATTCTCATCCATCTTTCTGTTTCCAGACACCAACCTTTATCTGGGACAATGAAGCAGAAGGAAGCATCTTTGACCAGAAAAAGCCATCGTCTAGACATGCTACCTGAGTTTATACCACCATTGTCCAAGAGTATTATACCCATAAGGAGTCCTCAAGTTACAATAGTTTACTACTATTAAACATCTTTGATTTTCAGTCTTTCTTCTTTATCTTCCTTCCATTCTTTTTGTCtgttaacataattttttccaaagttccatttagatttatttttctGTCTAAAACACAATTTTATGTGAAGATAATGAAAGCATACGCTTGGAGAAGTCATCCATTGCTGCAGTTAAATGTGTTATTGACCTTTGAACCTTGTTAGACACATGTATACCTGTTGATACCTGTTACCTTAAATGATTTTATGTGGAATCTTGCTTTAGACCTTTGCATGAAAACCTTTAATGATCATTTGCTTTAACATCCAACTATCCAAGTCAGGTTCTTTTCACTACCTTTTCTTACTTACGaccactatttttttaaaaaaaaattcctataGAAGGTATTGATCTATTCCTCTTCTTGCAGTGGGGATATGTTGTAATTACAACACCAAACGGAGTTTTGGATCACGAAGAAGCTCAGCGGCAAAATGTGGGTGGACAAGTTCTTGGCTACTTTTATTGAACAAGTTCAGACGTGGTATGGTTGAAAGTTGGCAAGAGCATTGTTCTGATGTCATCTGTTTGCTACATTGTGGCTTGCCGCTGACAAGGAAGATTCAAACATACAAGCAGCCTGGGCTTTCCAAAGGCCCTATATGAAAGTGGATAGGGAATAAAAACATGAGATTCCTGTTAAATTTCTCTATTTACTTGTAGCTATACTTCTGAGCTTTATTGGTGTGgagacttttgagttaaattgTTTTTATGCTCAAAATCAATGAGATCATAACACCCTTTGtcgggaaaaaaaataaaaaatgtttaatGCCTgccaatttaattttaatatgcAGGGGCGTGATTTTCATGTCTCTTGGTGATCAGACAGTTTCTCATGGGTGTAGTTTGTAGGATATTGATGTATAATATGATGAGACGTTGGAGGAAAAATGTTTGTGATCTAAAAACCTGCGAGTGGAGGCCTGAAACTCGATTTACAACAATAACATAGTTAACTCCAACCAGCATAGATACTGGCAACTTTGCACCCCAAAGCTTGGACATAATAATTTTGCCTCGTAGTTGAGACCTTATGATTTATAGCACGCCACACCCTTGGTGCAACAAATAACCACACACTTAAGCTAGATGAAAGTTGCAGTGTTTCATCCTTTATTTCTCAAATGAAAATTGATGTATGCAGTAAGTTGCTCAAGGAAAACTTAGCTGACCATTCATAATTGCTCGTGCTTTGGTTATTCCTTCATCATCATAGCCACATATGATTGAAGTCATCTAACATGAAATTTTCAACTATTCACAGAGACACAAGTGCCGAAACACAATTGTATACATATACTCGAAACCTATTAAAAAATAGGCTTCACACGACAAACTCAAGCTCGTAAAAACTATCAACAAATTAGCTTAGCATAAGgtcatttctatttttgttgctCAACATGAAGTCATTCCAATTTTGTGATTCAAGGATAAAACAACCTAAAGAAGGCTAAGACTCCACCCTATACATATATTCCAGTCTTCCTTGTGTTTGCCTTCTTTCCTGATCAAGTAAAGTAGTTCATATGGCTCTAGAATCCAAATTATATAAAGATTTCTAGAGTTTCACAT
Protein-coding regions in this window:
- the LOC125860615 gene encoding 40S ribosomal protein S15a-5-like; this encodes MGRRILNDALRTIVNAEKRGFASAELKPVSNVIANFLQIMKYRGYIKDFQVHDPHRVGKISVELLGRINDCRALTYRQDIKAATLEDYKTRTLPTRQWGYVVITTPNGVLDHEEAQRQNVGGQVLGYFY